DNA from Parageobacillus thermoglucosidasius:
TGAGCTAACGTGCGGAATGCTCGGTTTCATTTGTCTTGCTTTTTCCACAGCATTCGGGAAGACCTTAACAATCTGGTAACCCCGTTTTTGATAAAAGCGTAAAGCGTGTAAATTATCGTTCGTCGTGATTAAGCGGACCGTGCTACATCCATGCTGCGCGGCAAATGCTTCCGCTTGTTGCAAAAGAGCGCTGCCGACTCCTTGGTTTTCGATCACGCTATCTAGTGAAACAATTTCGCATTCTTCACCACGGATGACAAAGGTGATCAGCCCCGCTATTTCCCCATTGCCTTGGACCGCGGCAAAACCGTCCAGCTCGCTGCAATCATACAATCCCGTTGAAACGACCATTTGCGGACTTCCCCAATGGGTAATAAAAAATTGTTGCACGGTTGAGCGGTCAAGAAGATGGGTAGGGATAATGTTCATGCTCCTGACACTCCTTGTTATGATTTGTATTAATTTTATCATATAAGAAACAAGGCCTCTTTGTCTGCTTATGTCTCGGATAGGGAGGAGTGTCCTAATATGAGTTATTGCAATGCTTGAAACAAGAGCCTAGTGCGAACAAAAATATTTGCGAACGTGTTTTTTCCTATAATTAAATAAGGGCGACGCACCATTTCACGGGAATATATGTTCTATTAGGATAATAGAAACGAAAACATGGTTTAAGACGACATGCTTTTAAGGCGACGGCAGGAGAAATCGGTGCGGGATTCTAAAGGCGAAACGCCGAATAGAGAATGTCGCGGGTTCCATTAGCATGAATCAAATTCCACCGCCACCGCTCTCACCGGCGAGCCGTCACATTCCGGCAAATAAAGGGGAAGCGCGATAATATACGGATTGGCAAAGTCAATTTTATCGAAGTTCGTAAAATTTTCCCCGATCACTCCATTTACAGCAGTAATCGCTTCGTGCGCAGGGAAGGAAGAGCCGTCAGGCGGATCGATGTTTAACGCATCGATGAAAAACGTGCGGATTCCTCGTTCCAACATTGCTTCGATGACGTCGATCGCAATGTACGGGTGGCGAAAATAGCGCTCCGTTCCCGCATATTGGGACCAACCAGTGTGAAATAGGACAATCATTCCCGGTTCGAGCCGCGGCAAGTAAGCATTGACATCGTCTAGTGTAACCGCTTCTCCATCGTTTTTTTCCGTCACATCGATGACAATTCCTTTGCCGAGAAAATACGTTAAAGGAACCTCATCGATTCGCAGGCCATTTTCGCGAAAATGAAAAGGGGCGTCCACGTGAGTGCCGCTATGCGAACCAAGAACAAGCCGGCTGACATGGTAGCCGTTTTGTGCGAATGTTGCCACTGATGTGATATGTGGTTTTGGATCTCCTGGATAAATCGGGGTTTGTGCAGTAATGGGCATCGATAGATCTACGATTTTTTTGATGTTCATGTCCATTCCACTCCTTGATAAACATCTATTCGCCGCTCATTCATCATCGTGTAAAAGGTTTGCTTTAATTCTTGACGCCAGTGCTCATCTATGGTTGCTCGTATGATTTCTTCTTGATCATCCATGTTGGCGATGGCGATTTCGTTTCCATCTGGTCCATAAATAGAGGATAAACCAAAGAAATGAAAAGGAAAAGATTGGCCCACTTGATTACATGCTGCTACATAGACGGTATTATCGATTGCGCGTGCCATCGCAAATTTTTGAAAAGGCTCGTGAAACGGGGATTCCCACGCACACGGAACAAGAAGAAGCCCGGCTCCATGGACCGCCAGATACCTTGCTAGTTCTGGAAAAGCTAAGTCCCAACAAATCATTAAACCGATGCGGCCGAGCTCTGTATCTACTAGTACTGGTTTGGACCCGGGAGTAAACCACGCTTTTTCTAACGGAGTTAAATGGATTTTTCGATAATTCCCTATGCATTGTCCGCTTGGATGAATCAGTATGAGAGAGTTATAGAAATTTACCTCATCATCTTTTTCGACGTATCCGTAAGCAATATACAATTGAAGTTTTTGCGCAAGCCGGCTCATTCGTTGAAATATTAAACCATCCCATGCTTGGGCAACGTCTTTCAGCGTTTCCGATAAAACGTAACCAGTAGTACAAAGTTCCGGGAACAGGAGAAGGCGAACATCGGGAAATTTTTGTTTGCATTCGTTTGCGATGGCTTCCATTTTTGCGAGGTTGCTAGAAATATCGCTATTTATCGGCGTCATTTGCGTCAGCGCTATTTCATACGATATTGCCATAAATTATCCCTCCATGCTAGTCGGAGTTTGTGGTTCCATGGTATGCGCTGCGCTCGATGTTTGTTTTGTGATTTTCATTAATCCCCAATAGCTTGCTCCTGACAAGAAAAATGTTAACATGGTTGAGCCGATCGCAAGCGGATGAACATACGTAAAGTAATAGGCGAAAACAGCTCCGATGATATACGCCACATATGCGACCACATTGACTCCTTTTTGATACCGATACTGACCTTTTGTATCAAAAAGAATATCTTCCGCATTATATGTTCCTCTTTTGATCAAAAAGTAATCAACGAGCACAATGGCGAATACGGGAATGAACAGTGTCGCAATGAGCATTATAAAATTAAAGAAATGGGACATGAGTGCTTCTTTTAACAAGGCACCTAGGGTACAAATGATTCCCATGATCAATGTCGGCTTCCAAAACCCCGCGCGCGGGAATACGTTCATAAAGGACATCGTCGCACTATATAATGCCATGACATTGGTAGATAGCACAGAAAAGAAAACGACAATGGATGCGATCAATCCAAATCCGTAAGCGGCAAGGAGAATAGTAGGGTCGTATGTTCGTTCCATGTTGGAAGCAATGCTAAACCCGCTGACAACCGCATCGAGCCCCATCGCCACAAGCGAAGCGACAAGATAGCCAAAGTAGGTTCCCCAAAATCCGCTTTTTTCCGATTGACAGTTCCGGTTAAAATCACAAACGGTTGACATCCACGAAAACGCTGTCGCAACCACGATATCAAACGCGATGATCGTGGTGATGGATGGATGCTTGCTTAGCTTGATTTCTAATAGTGTGGAGATATGATACGTCGTAAAAATTTTATAAAAAACGAGAAAAGATAAAAGCAACATGGCGATTGATATATATTTTTCGATTCGTTCTACCCCGCGGTGGCCGAAAATTGTAATGATCACGACAAGCAGTTCAGTTAAAATCACAAATAAATTAATATTGCTGTATCCCGTAGCGTAATGAACGGCATAATTAAGACTAAGGCCAGCCATATACGCTTGAATCCAGCTCCAGCCAATTAAAATAATCGTATTGACAATGGCTGGAAGGCTCGCTCCTTTTTGTCCGAAGGCAGCTCTAGTGATAACCATGGTTGGGAGCCCGGTCCGGATGCCGATGTTTCCTGTAAGAGCGAGCGGAATGGCGCCGATCGCAGAGCCGACAATAATCGCGAACATCGCACTGGAAAAGGAAATATCGGGAACGAACATCATGCCTGTCATCACGGTAGTAATGACGACGTTCGCAGCAATCCAAAGAGTAAAGGTACTGAAAAAATTCATACTCCGTTCGTTCATCGGTGTTGGCCGAATGTCATCATGCCCAAAATGTTCTGTCCATTTCGCCATCAACAACGCCTCCTGGACTTAAAATTTATAATATTCAGAATAATTTGTGTACAAATCGATTTCGCCGCAAGGACGAAATCGAAACATTATTGGTACCATCCGAGTGGCTTTCCATTTTCGCTTATGTTTACATGTTTCGTTTCCGTAAAAGCGGTGAATCCTTGCGGGCCAAGCTCCCGGCCGATTCCGCTCTGTTTAAAGCCGCCCCAAGGCGCATCGACATAAGGAGTGTGATAACTGTTAATCCAAATCGTTCCTGCTCTCAGCTTTCTGGCGATTTGTTCGGCCCGTTCGAGATCGCGGCTAAATATGCCAGCTGCCAGCCCATATATCGTATCATTTGCCAATTCGATCACTTCTTTATCATTGTTGAAGCGTTGTACGGTAATAACGGGACCAAAGATTTCTTCTTGCACGATGCGCATGTCTTGGTGAATATTGACAAAAACGGCAGGGGAGAGGTAATATCCTTGTTCTTTGATGCGTTCGCCACCTCGGAGCAGGACAGCTCCTTCTTGCAATCCGAGTTGGATATACGTTTCTACTTTTTCTAAATGTGAGGAGCTTATTAATGGCCCCATCTCTGTTTTCTCGTCTAAAGGATCCCCGATGCGAAGGGAATCTAGTCTTTTTATCAGTTTATCTATAAATGAATCATAAAGATGTTCATGGACAAGAATTCGTGAAGCAGCAACACACACTTCTCCTTGATTCAAAAAAGAAGCAAACATCGCCCACTCTACTGCGTTATCCAAATCAGCATCTTCGAAAACGAGAAGCGGAGATTTTCCGCCGAGTTCCAGGGAAATCCGTTTGAAGCTACTAGCGCATTGTTCGTAAATCCATCGGCCTGTTTTGGTTCCGCCGGTAAATGATATTTTTTCCACATGCGGATGTGTCACCAACGTTTCTCCAACAGGAGAACCGCCCCCAGGAACAAGATTAAACACTCCCGGTGGAAGACCAATGGAATCGATAAGTTTTGTTAGTTCTAGTAAAGATAATGGAGTTAATTCGGATGGTTTAAAAACGATGGTATTTCCCGCAGCAAGCGCAGGCGCAATTTTCCATATCCCTAATAAAAGCGGGAAATTCCAAGGAACAATGAGCGCGCAAACGCCGATCGGTTCTGCGATGATTTTACTTGTTGTGCCATCCGCCATTTTCTTTTCCGTCATGGTTCGCTGTTCGAGAAAGTTGGCATAATAACGAAGGCATTGTACCGAATCGCTTACATCAAGGCGTGACTCGCGAATCGGCTTTCCCGTATTGATCGTCTCGATATATGCAAATTTTTCCGTGTCTTTCTCTAGCAGATCTGCTAATTGACGAAGAACGGAAATCCGATAACTTGGATCTGCCGGCCAATTTGTATATTGAAAAGCATGGCGGGCGGCTTCGATTGCTTCCCGTGTTTGTTGCAAGGATGCGTCATTTATTTCTGTTATCACTTGTTCATTGGAAGGATTGATAATCGAGCGTTTTTCTTCATTCCCTTTATGCCATGTACCGTTTATGTACACATGGTGATTGGACATAAAAACTCTCCTTTTGCTGGAATGTTTTCATTGTGTTGTTGCAGATAAATTTTTTTGCAAGGCTCGTCTTTTCTTTAATGCAACCAGTGTGATCATCTCATAGATAATGGCAGATGCTAACACAGCTGTAATTTCCCCGCTGTCATAAGAAGGCAATACTTCAACGAGGTCAAATCCGACAATATTTAGCCCATCGAGTCCCCTTACATACTCTAGTGCTTCGTAGCTGGTTGGCCCTCCTACTTCCGGTGTGCCGGTGCCGGGAGCAAACGCAGGATCGACAAAGTCGATATCATAGGAAACGAAAACAGGTTTATCCCCCACACAGTTGTGAATGCGTTTCATTACTTCAGAAAATCCAATTTGCCGAACTTCCTTCATGGTAATGACTTCAAAACCAAGCCGTCGCGCATCTTCTATATCATCCGCACTATAAAGCGGTCCGCGCATGCCGATTTGAATGGAATGATCCACGTCCAGCAGCCCTTCTTCGACAGCACGGCGGAATGGCGTGCCATGCATATATTTTTCACCATAATAATGATCCCAAGTATCTCCGTGAGAGTCGAAATGAACAAGCGCCACTGGCCCAAAGCGCTCATGAAATGCCCGCAAATTTCCTAATGTAATCGAATGATCGCCGCCCATAATAATCGGGATGATATTTTTCTGTAACACTGGCCGCAACTCTTTAACAATATGATCGTATGTTCGCAGCGCGTTTCCTGGAATGACGTCAATATCTCCATAATCTACTCCAGAACAATATTCAAAGATATTAATGTCCATATCTGGATTGTAAGGGCGAAGCAATACAGAAAAATTTCGAATGTGCTGCGGTCCATACCGTTGCCCGGTTCGGTTAGAAGCGGCAGTATCAAACGGCACACCGAGTACGACAAAATCAACATTGTCCGTTGTTTTCATATTTTCTAAGCGCATAAATGTCCGGACTCCGCAAAAGCGGGGAGATTGGGATGAATCTTTTGGTTTATACACTGAAAAAACCTCCTTTGAAAATGTTCTGCATTTTAAAAAATGCAAAAAACGTGCCAAAAAAGAATATAGAGATTTTTGACAAAAAATACGATGAATTAATGCAAAAATGAATGAAAAATAAAAAATCAATTCAAAAATGATTTTTAATCCATTTTTGAATTGATGCCGTATTTTTTTAGTTTTCTCACTACAGTTGGCTGACTAATTCCAAGATAATCCGCCATTTCATATGTTGTTTTACATTGTTTTGCCGCGTGCAAGAGCCATTGCCGCTCTACCTGTTCAATCGCTTCTTTCAATGTAGCGGGTTCCTTCTCTTTTTCCAACCATTGACGAGATGGTGCCGAGTGTGGGTGCTTTTGGATAGAAAAAGGGAGATATTCGGGATAAATGGCTTTTGTTTCGGAGGTAATGACTAATCTTTCCATCATGTTTTCTAATTCTCGCACATTACCAGGCCAATCATAATCGACAAGATGGTCAACAATGGACGGATGAAAATATTTATCCGTGTGATATTTTTGGTTGAATTTTTCTAAAAAGTATTGTGCTAACATGAAAATATCTTCTTTTCTCTCCCGCAAAGCAGGTACGTAAATGGGAATAACATGCAAACGATAAAATAAATCTTGACGGAATTTTCCTTGCTTCACCATTTCCTCTAAATTCTGATTGGTCGAGGCAATAAGCCGAAAGTCAATCGTTCTTTCTTTAATTCCCCCGACGCGCGTCACTTTTTTCTCCTGTAAAACTTTTAGCAGCTTTGCTTGCATCGAAAGCGGGAGTTCGCCAATTTCATCAAGAAAAAGAGTCCCTTTATCGGCTAATTCGATCAATCCCGGTTTCCCGGTTTTTTGTGCGCCGGTAAACGACCCTTTTTCATATCCAAACATTTCTGATTCAAATAGCGATTCCGGAATAGCGCTGCAATTCACTTCGATAAATGGCTGGTTTCGCCTCGGGCTGTTTTGATGGAGGGCACGGGCAAATACATTTTTCCCAACTCCGGACTCGCCAAGAAAAAGCACCGTTGCATCGGATTTGGCCACACGATGCACTAGCTTCCAAATACGCTGCATAACCTTGCTTTGGATCACAATGTTTTCCTGCTTTAATTCTTCCATTTCGATTTGATAATGTTCCATCTGCCTTCTTAGCTTTTCATAGTCTTCTTTTAAACGTTCTAACTCTGTTAAATCATGGGAGAAACTAATCACGCGAATAATGTTATTTTGTTTATCAAATACAGGTACGCCTGTTGCCATGACGACACGGCCTGTTGGTGTTCGCTGCATGATTTGGACTTCTTTTTTCTCTTTTAGCACTCTGGCCGTCACAGAAGGGGAAAATATGTTTTCTTTTTCTAATTGATATACAGATTTTCCAATAAGATAAGAAACTTCTTTTCCATAAATGGAAAGACAGTTGGGGCTGGCGCGGAGAACGACTCCGTTTCCGTCTGTAATGACAATATTATCGTTAGAAGATTTTAATATGGCGCCTAACTCTAATTCCAACACATCCATAACACTTTGCATGCTTTGCCTCCTAACTGTTTATCTTTACATTATTTAAATTATTCAAAAAACATAAAATTCCTGTTTATTTAGCGGACATCTTTGGCATGTTTTTTGCATCTAAAATAAAGTGAAGACAAAGTGACGGAGGGAGAAATAGATGAAGACAGAAGCAAAAAAATTTATACAGTTAAAAACAGCGATCCCGGGGCCGAAAGCGACAGAATTACTAAGAAAAAAAGAACAGAACGTTCCCCGGGGGCCGTTTAATACATTATCTACGTTTGCTGCCAAAGGGGAAGGCGCACTCTTAACAGATGTCGATGGAAACACGTTTATTGATCTTGCCGGGGCGATTGGCAGCCTCAATGTTGGTCATTGCCCGCCGAAAGTGGTGGAAGCGATAAAAGCTCAAGTTGAGCAGTATATTCATCCTTGTTTCCATGTGATGATGTATGAGCCGTATATTCAATTAGCAGAAAAATTAAATGAAATTACTCCAGGCACACATCATAAAAAAACATTTTTCGTAAATAGCGGAGCGGAAGCAGTCGAAAACGCTGTTAAGATTGCCCGGAAATATACAGGCAGAAAAGCGATTATCTCTTTTGAAAGAGGGTTCCACGGACGGACCCTTCTTGCGATGTCGCTCACAAGTAAAGTAAAACCGTATAAATTGGGATTTGGCCCGTTTGCGCCAGATACGTACAAAATGCCGTATCCATATTATTACCGCAAGCCATCTGGCATGACAAACGAAGAATTAGATGCAGAGATTTTAAGACGTCTGGAAGACTTTTTTGTATCTGAAGTTCCGGCAGAAGAAGTAGCGGCGATCATCATGGAGCCGGTGCAAGGCGAAGGTGGCTTTATTGTTCCATCGAAAACGTTTGTGCAAGGGGTAAAACAAATTTGTGAAAAATATGGTATCCTATTTATAGCAGATGAAATCCAAACAGGATTTGGACGAACTGGAAAGATGTTTGCGATGGAACATTTTGAGGTTGTCCCAGATTTAATAACGATGTCGAAATCCATTGGCGCCGGTGTACCAATCAGTGCGGTGACTGGAAGAGCAGAGGTAATGGACGCGCCAAATCCGGGAGAAATCGGTGGGACATATGGAGGCAGCCCGCTTGGCTGTGTCGCGGCATTGCAAGTCATTGATATGCTGCAGCAAGAACAGTTAGTCGAGCGTGCCAATGTGATCGGGCAAACAGTAATAAACCGGTTCAGGCAGCTCCAGGAAAAATACGAAACAGTTGGTGATGTGCGGGGACTTGGAGCAATGGTGGCAATGGAATTTGTGAAGGATTCGGAGACAAAAGCGCCGAATAAAGAATTAACAGCGGCTATTTTGCGAGAATGCCATCAACGCGGCGTCATTGTCATGAGCGCCGGCATATACAGCAATGTCATTCGCCTATTAACGCCGCTTGTGATTACCGATGAGCAGTTGGCGGAAGCATTGGATGTGATCGAGGAAGTTATTCATGAATTGGCATGATGAGGTAACAATGAAGAAAGAGGGGAGTACGATGAAAACGACGGTGGAGAAAAAGAAACTGTATATTAACGGTGAATGGGTGGATGCAAAATCGTATGCTACATTGACGTCCCCTTATTCAGGGGAAGCGTTGGCAGAAATTCCTATAGCCACAGAAGAGGAAGTCGAACAAGCCATTGCGGCAGCGTATGAAGCAAGAAAAGAATTGGCCAGCCTGCCGGCATACAAGCGGGCAGAGATTTTAGAGAAAGTGGTCGCACAGCTGCAAGAGCGGGCGGAAGAAGCGGCGCGCATCATTGCGCTTGAAGCAGCCAAACCGATTACAACAGCAAAAGGGGAAATAGCGCGGACGATTCAAACGTATAAATTTGCCGCCGAAGAAGCAAAACGGATTCATGGGGAGACGATTCCGCTTGATGCGGCGCCAGGCGGGGAAAATCGCGTCGCCTTTACTGTGCGTGAACCGATCGGCGTCATCGGCGCGATAACACCGTTTAACTTCCCGATGAACTTAGTGGCGCATAAACTCGGTCCAGCGATTGCCTCGGGCAATACAGTCGTGTTAAAACCAGCGAGCCAAACGCCGCTTTCCGCCTACTTTATCGCGGAGCTGTTTGAAAAAGCAGGGCTGCCAAAAGGAGCGTTAAACGTTGTCACAGGAAGCGGCAGAACAGTCGGTGATAAAATTGTCACTGATCCGCGCATCAGTATGATTACCTTTACCGGCAGCCCGGAAGTCGGAATCGGCATCCGCAATAAAGCGGGCTTAAAGCGGGTCACGCTTGAGCTTGGCTCCAACTCTGCCGTTATTGTTGATGAACAAGTGGATATTGACCGCATTATTCCACGCTGCGTTTTTGGCGCGTTTTCCTTCCAAGGGCAAGTATGCATCTCGCTTCAGCGCATTTATGTGCATGAAAAGCGGTATGACGAGTTTGTCGAAAAATTTATTGCCGCTGCGAAACAACTGAAAGCAGGGGATCCACTGGATCCAAACACGGATGTTTCTGCATTAATCACGCCAAAAGATGTCGATCGGGCGCTCGCATGGATTGAAGAAGCGAAACAAGGCGGTGCTAAAGTCGCGCTTGGTGGTGAACGGGATGGAAACATCTTGCTTCCAACCGTTATTTTGGACGCACAGCCAACGATGAAAGTATCGTGCCAGGAAGTGTTTGCGCCGATCGTTTTGATTAACCGCGTCGGCTCCATCGAAGAGGCGATTGAGCTTGTCAACGACTCCCGCTATGGATTGCAAGCAGGCGTCTATACGGATAACGTCCATGTTGCATGGGAAGCGGCAGAAAAATTACATGTCGGCGGTGTGCTCATCAACGACATCCCGACATTCCGTGTCGATCATATGCCATATGGCGGCGTAAAAGAGAGCGGATTCGGCCGCGAAGGGATTCGCTATGCGATTGAAGAGATGACAGAATTGAAATTGGTTATTTTTAACCGCAATCGGTAATCATGAACCGTATCACCTTTTTTGGTGGTACGGTTTTTCTTTTATTCCAAAACGAATCGCTGGTTAATTCAAAAGTGAATTTTTTAAATTCTAAAATGAATTAAAAATAACCAATAACACGGAGGGCGGATGAGATGAAGGACGCACAAGCGGAATGGCGGGAATGAAGAAATTAGCCATTCTTTTATTCCAAAGTGATTCTAACATTTCAGAGAATGGGGACAAGTTATGATGAGAATAAAATGGCACTAGAAATAGCAAAAGATATAGGAAAATTTTTATTTTTAAACAATTTAAAAATTTATAATTATGCAAATGTTGGCATGATATTTGCACATTATTTTTATAAGCAAACTCATTTTTACTAAAGGGGAGAATGTAACGTGATGGAGAATGGCAACTGGATGAACCTCTTTCATAAAATGTCGGATTTACTTGCGCCAGCGATGGCCAAAGACCATCCGAACTTGCCGGTGGTGAAGGAGGAAGGATGCTACTACTACGGATTGGATGGAAAAAGGTATCTTGATTTTACTTCCGGTATTGCAGTTGCCAATACAGGGCATCGCCATCCGAAAGTCGTACAAGCCATCAAAGATGCCGCGGACCGCCTTATGCATGGGCCGAGCGGAGTAATCATGTATGAATCGATCCTTCGTTTGGCTGAAGAATTAACGCATATTATGCCGAAAGGTCTGAACTGCTTCTTTTTTGCGAACAGCGGAACGGAGGCGATCGAAGGAGCGATTAAATTGGCAAAATATGTGACAAGAAGGCCGTATGTCGTTTCGTTTACAGGATGTTTTCATGGCCGTTCTTTAGGAGCGCTTAGTGTAAGTACGTCCAAAAGCAAATACCGGAAATATTTGCAGCCAAACGGATTGACGTATCAACTGCCATATGCCAATCCAAAAGATTGTCCGGACGGGGAAGATCCGGACGTGTATGTTGCGAATCAGCTTGAAAAAGATGCGGCTTCTTTATTTGCCCACCAAGTCACTCCGGAAGAAGTGGCATGCATGATTTTGGAACCGGTGCTTGGAGAAGGCGGGTATATTGTGCCGCCTAAAGGCTGGCTGCACAAAATAAGAGAAATTTGTGACCGCCACGGAATTTTACTTATTTTCGATGAGGTGCAGACGGGGTTTGGCCGCACTGGTGAATGGTTTGCGGCACAAACATTCGGCGTCACTCCAGACATTATGGCGATCGCCAAAGGAATTGCTTCCGGCCTTCCGCTAAGCGCAACGGTTGCCTCGAAAGAGTTGATGCAGCAATGGCCGCCAGGGAGCCATGGCACAACGTTCGGCGGCAACCCCATCGCATGTGCGGCAGCGCTTGCGACATTAGAAGTATTTAAAGAAGAAAACTTGCTGGAAAATTGCAAAAAAGTTGGGGAATATGCCCGCGCAAAACTTGAGGTGCTGAAAACGAAGCATCCGGTGATTGGAGATGTGCGTTCGATCGGGCTTATGATCGGCATTGAGATTGTTCATCCACATACTGGCGAACCGAACGGAGAGGGAGTGATGAAGATTTTGCACCGCTGCCTGCAAAAAGGAGTCCTTTTCTATCTGTGCGGGAACAAAGGGGAGGTTATTCGCATGATCCCGCCGCTGACTGTGACGAAAGAGCAGATTGACGAAGGATTAAACATGCTGGATGAAGCATTGACAGAATATGAAACGGAAATTGGCGCACATCCGATGATGACAAAAATGACTGGGAAATAACAGCCGTTCATTTGTGTAAAAATAAGAGGATGGGGGAATTTTCATGAGCATGCTTGATACGGGGGTTATTCTATTTTATTTTCTTCTTTTAATTATTGTGGGGGTTTTGGGGGTAAAAAGAGCGAAAACAGTAGAGGACTATGCGCTTGCCGGCAGAAATCTCGGATTGTTTGTCTATCTTGGCTGTCTGTCTGCGGTCATTCTTGGCGGCGCCTCGACGATAGGAACAGCTAAATTAGGGTATCAATTCGGGCTTTCAGGCATATGGTTTGTATTCATGATTGGTCTTGGAATTACCGTGCTCGGTTTGTTTTTTATTCATCAAATTTATGGTGCAAATGTTACTACGATTAGTGAATTGCTTGGACGCCGGTACAATAAAGAAACACGCTTGATCAGCGCCCTTGTGGCAGCTATTTACACGATGATGGTTTCCGTTACGCAAGTAATAGGAATGGGGACTATTATTCACGCTGTGCTTGGCTGGGATATGACGGTTTCGATGTTAGTCGGCGGTGGAATCGTGCTGTTTTATACGATTCTCGGGGGAATGTGGAGTGTTACCATGACAGATATTATTCAGTTTATCGTCATGACAGTCGGCATTTTTTTCGTTATGCTGCCGCTTAGTTTATCCTATGTTGGCGGATGGAAATCGCTCTCTGAACAATTGCCTGCCACGCATTTTGATCTGACATCAATGGGATGGACGAACATTTTTCAATACTTTTTACTATATACTTTAGGAATGGTGGTATCACAGGATATTTGGCAGCGGGTGTTTACGGCGCGCACAACCAAAATTGCCAGGAGCGGTGCAGTATACGCCGGTCTATACAGCTTTGCCTATGCATTAGCATTAAGCATTATTGGCATGTGTGCAGTCATTGTTTTCCCAACCATTAACGATCCGCAAAATGTATTTGCAAAAATGTCGCTGACGATCTTGCCGCACGGTTTGTTAGGGCTCATTTTGGCAAGTGTATGTTCTGCGCTCATGTCCACTGCTTCTGGAACGTTGCTTGCTTCTTCTACTCTTTTATCACATGATATTTTGAAGCAGTATTGGCTAAAAGACATTAGTGATCAAAAGTTTGTTTTTCTGTCACGAATGATCACGTTAGCCATAGGAGTTATTGCAATTACGTTTGCCATTTGGATTCAAGATGTGCTCGTTGCCTTGGATGTGGCTTATGCGATTTTATCCG
Protein-coding regions in this window:
- a CDS encoding aspartate aminotransferase family protein — protein: MENGNWMNLFHKMSDLLAPAMAKDHPNLPVVKEEGCYYYGLDGKRYLDFTSGIAVANTGHRHPKVVQAIKDAADRLMHGPSGVIMYESILRLAEELTHIMPKGLNCFFFANSGTEAIEGAIKLAKYVTRRPYVVSFTGCFHGRSLGALSVSTSKSKYRKYLQPNGLTYQLPYANPKDCPDGEDPDVYVANQLEKDAASLFAHQVTPEEVACMILEPVLGEGGYIVPPKGWLHKIREICDRHGILLIFDEVQTGFGRTGEWFAAQTFGVTPDIMAIAKGIASGLPLSATVASKELMQQWPPGSHGTTFGGNPIACAAALATLEVFKEENLLENCKKVGEYARAKLEVLKTKHPVIGDVRSIGLMIGIEIVHPHTGEPNGEGVMKILHRCLQKGVLFYLCGNKGEVIRMIPPLTVTKEQIDEGLNMLDEALTEYETEIGAHPMMTKMTGK
- a CDS encoding sigma-54 interaction domain-containing protein, yielding MQSVMDVLELELGAILKSSNDNIVITDGNGVVLRASPNCLSIYGKEVSYLIGKSVYQLEKENIFSPSVTARVLKEKKEVQIMQRTPTGRVVMATGVPVFDKQNNIIRVISFSHDLTELERLKEDYEKLRRQMEHYQIEMEELKQENIVIQSKVMQRIWKLVHRVAKSDATVLFLGESGVGKNVFARALHQNSPRRNQPFIEVNCSAIPESLFESEMFGYEKGSFTGAQKTGKPGLIELADKGTLFLDEIGELPLSMQAKLLKVLQEKKVTRVGGIKERTIDFRLIASTNQNLEEMVKQGKFRQDLFYRLHVIPIYVPALRERKEDIFMLAQYFLEKFNQKYHTDKYFHPSIVDHLVDYDWPGNVRELENMMERLVITSETKAIYPEYLPFSIQKHPHSAPSRQWLEKEKEPATLKEAIEQVERQWLLHAAKQCKTTYEMADYLGISQPTVVRKLKKYGINSKMD
- the gabT gene encoding 4-aminobutyrate--2-oxoglutarate transaminase, whose amino-acid sequence is MKTEAKKFIQLKTAIPGPKATELLRKKEQNVPRGPFNTLSTFAAKGEGALLTDVDGNTFIDLAGAIGSLNVGHCPPKVVEAIKAQVEQYIHPCFHVMMYEPYIQLAEKLNEITPGTHHKKTFFVNSGAEAVENAVKIARKYTGRKAIISFERGFHGRTLLAMSLTSKVKPYKLGFGPFAPDTYKMPYPYYYRKPSGMTNEELDAEILRRLEDFFVSEVPAEEVAAIIMEPVQGEGGFIVPSKTFVQGVKQICEKYGILFIADEIQTGFGRTGKMFAMEHFEVVPDLITMSKSIGAGVPISAVTGRAEVMDAPNPGEIGGTYGGSPLGCVAALQVIDMLQQEQLVERANVIGQTVINRFRQLQEKYETVGDVRGLGAMVAMEFVKDSETKAPNKELTAAILRECHQRGVIVMSAGIYSNVIRLLTPLVITDEQLAEALDVIEEVIHELA
- a CDS encoding aldehyde dehydrogenase family protein, with the protein product MKTTVEKKKLYINGEWVDAKSYATLTSPYSGEALAEIPIATEEEVEQAIAAAYEARKELASLPAYKRAEILEKVVAQLQERAEEAARIIALEAAKPITTAKGEIARTIQTYKFAAEEAKRIHGETIPLDAAPGGENRVAFTVREPIGVIGAITPFNFPMNLVAHKLGPAIASGNTVVLKPASQTPLSAYFIAELFEKAGLPKGALNVVTGSGRTVGDKIVTDPRISMITFTGSPEVGIGIRNKAGLKRVTLELGSNSAVIVDEQVDIDRIIPRCVFGAFSFQGQVCISLQRIYVHEKRYDEFVEKFIAAAKQLKAGDPLDPNTDVSALITPKDVDRALAWIEEAKQGGAKVALGGERDGNILLPTVILDAQPTMKVSCQEVFAPIVLINRVGSIEEAIELVNDSRYGLQAGVYTDNVHVAWEAAEKLHVGGVLINDIPTFRVDHMPYGGVKESGFGREGIRYAIEEMTELKLVIFNRNR